A window of the Streptomyces formicae genome harbors these coding sequences:
- a CDS encoding TetR/AcrR family transcriptional regulator — protein MTTDPGTPRRAPAGAAVLREDVTEAIRAAVFEELAAVGFARMSIEGIARRAGVGKTAVYRRWKSKLSLVLDLLSAFATQGLPAPATGSLYGDVRALLEVASHALRHPVASQVIPDLLVESARHPEISDAIKAALLDSQQGVAALVIRDAVARGELPESADPDRALDLIIGPLYWRLVVVRSDLPKGYLDELAASAVAGLTRG, from the coding sequence ATGACCACGGACCCGGGAACCCCACGACGCGCCCCCGCGGGAGCCGCAGTGCTCCGGGAGGACGTGACCGAAGCGATCCGCGCCGCCGTCTTCGAGGAACTGGCCGCGGTCGGCTTCGCGCGCATGTCGATCGAGGGCATCGCGCGGCGGGCGGGCGTCGGCAAGACCGCGGTCTACCGGCGCTGGAAGTCCAAACTGTCGCTCGTGCTCGACCTGCTGTCGGCCTTCGCCACGCAAGGGCTGCCGGCGCCGGCGACGGGTTCGCTGTACGGGGACGTCCGCGCGCTTCTCGAAGTGGCCTCGCATGCCCTGCGCCATCCGGTCGCCTCCCAGGTCATCCCCGACCTGCTGGTCGAGTCCGCCCGCCACCCGGAGATCTCCGACGCGATCAAGGCGGCCCTGCTCGACAGCCAGCAGGGCGTGGCCGCGCTGGTGATCCGCGACGCCGTCGCCCGCGGCGAACTCCCCGAGTCGGCGGACCCGGACCGCGCGCTGGACCTGATCATCGGGCCGCTGTACTGGCGCCTGGTGGTGGTGCGGAGCGATCTGCCGAAGGGGTACCTGGACGAACTGGCGGCGTCGGCGGTGGCGGGGCTCACGCGGGGTTGA
- a CDS encoding ABC transporter permease, producing the protein MSASVSSQTITRPAPPAQPENLGELAARHGLTVSGARPPLGAYVRQLWSRRHFIAAFATARLTAQYSQAKLGQLWQLMTPLLNAAVYYFIFGLLLKTSHHVPDFVPFLVTGVFIWTFTANSVMAGTKAISGNIGLVRALHFPRAALPIALALQQLQQLLFSMGALVLIVMGFGQFPTGSWLLAVPALVLQAVFNTGLSMAMARIAARTPDVSQLMPFLLRTWMYASGVMFSISTVLKDRDLPHWVTVALQCNPAAVYIDLMRFALIDSYTSAQLPPHVWAVALGWAVLFGVGGFVYFWKAEEQYGRG; encoded by the coding sequence ATGAGCGCGAGCGTGAGCAGCCAGACGATCACCAGGCCGGCGCCACCGGCCCAGCCCGAGAACCTCGGCGAGCTGGCCGCCCGGCACGGGCTGACGGTCAGCGGGGCCCGGCCCCCGCTCGGCGCGTACGTCCGGCAGCTCTGGTCGCGCCGCCACTTCATCGCCGCGTTCGCCACCGCCCGGCTCACCGCGCAGTACAGCCAGGCGAAGCTCGGCCAGCTGTGGCAGCTGATGACCCCGCTGCTCAACGCCGCCGTCTACTACTTCATCTTCGGGCTCCTGCTCAAGACCAGCCACCATGTCCCGGACTTCGTGCCGTTCCTGGTCACCGGCGTCTTCATCTGGACCTTCACGGCCAATTCGGTGATGGCGGGGACCAAGGCCATCTCCGGGAACATCGGGCTCGTCCGGGCGCTGCACTTCCCGCGCGCCGCGCTTCCCATCGCACTCGCCCTGCAGCAGCTTCAGCAGCTCCTCTTCTCCATGGGGGCGCTGGTCCTGATCGTGATGGGCTTCGGGCAGTTCCCGACGGGGTCGTGGCTGCTCGCCGTCCCGGCGCTGGTGCTCCAGGCCGTCTTCAACACCGGCCTGTCGATGGCCATGGCCCGCATCGCCGCCCGCACCCCCGACGTCTCGCAGCTGATGCCGTTCCTGCTGCGCACGTGGATGTACGCCTCCGGGGTGATGTTCAGCATCTCGACGGTCCTCAAGGACCGGGACCTGCCGCACTGGGTGACCGTGGCCCTCCAGTGCAACCCGGCCGCCGTCTACATCGACCTGATGCGCTTCGCGCTCATCGACAGCTACACCTCGGCCCAGCTCCCGCCGCATGTCTGGGCGGTCGCCCTCGGCTGGGCCGTGCTCTTCGGAGTGGGCGGATTCGTGTACTTCTGGAAGGCAGAGGAGCAGTACGGCCGTGGCTGA
- a CDS encoding ABC transporter ATP-binding protein → MQGTQDKQGTQNAQSTEPTVVVDGVHITYKVNGAKAGRGAATAALSRILSRGKDKRGGGREVHAVKGVSFAAYKGEAIGLIGSNGSGKSTLLKAVAGLLPTAEGRIYTQGQPSLLGVNAALMGDLTGERNVILGGLAMGMTRQEIRDRYQEIVDFSGINEKDDFISLPMRTYSSGMGARLRFSIAAAKSHDVLLIDEALATGDAKFQRRSQERIAELRKEAGTVFLVSHSNSTITSTCDRALWLESGTLRMDGPAKEVVAAYEAFTKKK, encoded by the coding sequence GTGCAGGGCACGCAGGACAAGCAGGGCACGCAGAACGCGCAGAGCACGGAGCCCACCGTCGTGGTCGACGGCGTCCACATCACCTACAAGGTCAACGGGGCCAAGGCCGGCCGCGGCGCCGCGACCGCCGCGCTGAGCCGGATACTGTCCCGCGGCAAGGACAAGCGCGGCGGCGGCCGCGAGGTCCATGCCGTCAAGGGCGTCAGCTTCGCCGCGTACAAGGGTGAGGCGATCGGACTGATCGGCTCGAACGGCTCGGGCAAGTCCACGCTGCTGAAGGCGGTCGCGGGTCTGCTGCCGACGGCCGAGGGCCGCATCTATACCCAGGGGCAGCCCTCCCTCCTCGGCGTGAACGCCGCCCTCATGGGCGATCTGACGGGCGAGCGCAACGTCATCCTCGGCGGGCTCGCGATGGGCATGACGCGCCAGGAGATCCGCGACCGCTACCAGGAGATCGTCGACTTCTCCGGCATCAACGAGAAGGACGACTTCATCTCCCTCCCGATGCGGACGTACTCCTCCGGCATGGGCGCCCGGCTGCGCTTCTCGATCGCCGCCGCCAAGAGCCATGACGTCCTGCTGATCGACGAGGCGCTGGCGACGGGCGACGCCAAGTTCCAGCGCCGCAGCCAGGAGCGGATCGCCGAACTCCGCAAGGAGGCCGGCACGGTCTTCCTGGTCAGCCACAGCAACTCCACGATCACGTCGACGTGCGACCGGGCGCTCTGGCTGGAGTCCGGGACGCTGCGGATGGACGGTCCCGCGAAGGAGGTCGTCGCGGCGTACGAGGCCTTCACCAAGAAGAAATAG
- a CDS encoding glycosyltransferase 87 family protein, translating to MTTHQAPQQTPAPVLSRTDAATHRPRTLAAVWAVTRLGMLVLLVRDDLGVGGVSREVYVLYAGWYEQLARGAFPYGDTTWQYPPGAAAVFLSPGLLPWLSYFQAFVTLALLADAAVTRALARAGGREAGSAGAWLWTCGLPLLLHIPLARYDVQTTALAVFALLALLGPRTRPRPRLGGALAGLGATVKVWPLLTLLGTARGRTTRAAWTSAAAAAAALLAGLALGFPHTLDFLRQQGDRGVQIESLGGTALHLARLAGLPYHVEYRYGAFEFLGPQVPAVARLSLLLTAAAFGWLLLWRVRARHWTPATPCDAALCAVLLFTVTSRVISPQYLIWLLGLAAVCLTTRRTTQRPVALLLLPAAALSSLGYPLLYEDVIASTPAGCTVLVLRNGLLLTAAWLSCRGLWRATITASHG from the coding sequence ATGACGACCCATCAGGCACCCCAGCAGACGCCCGCTCCCGTCCTCTCCCGCACGGACGCCGCCACCCACAGGCCCCGCACTCTCGCCGCCGTCTGGGCGGTCACCCGGCTCGGGATGCTCGTCCTCCTCGTTCGTGACGACCTCGGCGTCGGCGGCGTCTCCCGCGAGGTGTACGTCCTCTACGCCGGCTGGTACGAGCAGCTCGCCCGCGGCGCCTTCCCGTACGGCGACACCACCTGGCAGTACCCCCCGGGCGCGGCAGCCGTGTTCCTCTCCCCCGGGCTCCTGCCCTGGCTCAGCTACTTCCAGGCGTTCGTCACCCTGGCGCTGCTGGCCGACGCGGCCGTCACCCGCGCACTCGCCCGGGCCGGCGGCCGTGAGGCCGGGAGTGCCGGGGCCTGGCTCTGGACCTGCGGCCTCCCCCTCCTCCTCCACATCCCGCTGGCCCGTTACGACGTCCAGACCACCGCCCTCGCCGTGTTCGCACTGCTCGCCCTGCTGGGTCCACGTACCCGCCCCCGCCCCCGCCTCGGCGGAGCGCTCGCCGGACTCGGCGCGACGGTCAAGGTGTGGCCGCTGCTCACCCTGCTGGGCACCGCCCGCGGCCGTACCACCCGCGCCGCCTGGACCTCGGCGGCCGCGGCGGCCGCCGCCCTCCTCGCCGGCCTCGCCCTCGGCTTCCCGCACACCCTGGACTTCCTGCGGCAGCAGGGCGACCGCGGCGTACAGATCGAGTCCCTCGGCGGCACCGCCCTCCATCTGGCCCGGCTCGCCGGTCTGCCGTACCACGTCGAATACCGGTACGGGGCCTTCGAGTTCCTCGGCCCGCAGGTGCCGGCCGTGGCCCGGCTGTCGCTGCTGCTGACCGCCGCCGCCTTCGGCTGGCTGCTGCTGTGGCGGGTGCGGGCGCGGCACTGGACCCCGGCGACCCCCTGCGACGCCGCGCTGTGCGCCGTACTCCTCTTCACCGTCACCAGCCGCGTCATCAGCCCGCAGTACCTGATCTGGCTGCTCGGCCTGGCCGCGGTCTGCCTCACCACCCGCCGCACCACCCAGCGCCCGGTCGCGCTGCTACTCCTGCCCGCGGCGGCGCTCAGCTCCCTCGGCTATCCGCTGCTGTACGAGGACGTCATCGCGAGCACCCCGGCCGGCTGCACCGTGCTCGTCCTGCGCAACGGTCTGCTGCTGACGGCCGCCTGGCTGTCCTGCCGCGGACTGTGGCGGGCGACGATCACCGCGTCCCACGGCTGA